The following is a genomic window from Deltaproteobacteria bacterium.
GACGCGGAGCGGACGCGTTCGTTCCTTTCGGAGCACGCCGGGAAGATCGGCTTCCTCAACCTGTCGATCCTGAACCTGCCGCGGGATGCGGCGTGGCCGGGGCAGCCGTCCGAGTCGGTCTCCGGGGAGGGGGAGGGATCCGGGGGGCGCGAACCGCTGGGGCTGTACCGGCCGGTGCCGCCGCGCGACGGGTGGGGCAGGGCGCAGGCGCGGCGCTTCCTCCGGGAGCGCCTGCTGGGAGATCCGTCGATCCGCGCGATCGCGGCGCGGACGCCTCCCGGGTTCACCTCGAACCACGCCTTCTTCTTCCCTCCCGGGGCGTCGCCG
Proteins encoded in this region:
- a CDS encoding radical SAM protein, translated to DAERTRSFLSEHAGKIGFLNLSILNLPRDAAWPGQPSESVSGEGEGSGGREPLGLYRPVPPRDGWGRAQARRFLRERLLGDPSIRAIAARTPPGFTSNHAFFFPPGASPGG